In Arcobacter ellisii, a genomic segment contains:
- a CDS encoding NADH-quinone oxidoreductase subunit G yields MSDMITLTIDGKVVEAKDGESILNVARANNVFVPAVCYLTRCSPTLACRLCLVEADGKQVYGCNTKVKADMNISTLTPNIALERRAIMEVYDVNHPLQCGVCDQSGECELQNYSLYMKVDSQSYSIKDIHRPTQHWGVMNYDPALCIVCERCVTVCEDMVGSNALDTVKRDSDNIDKVFKDEMPKDAYAMWNKLNKSLIGYDADACTNCGECISACPVGALVSHDFQYTSNAWELKKIPAANPHSSDCAFMYYEIKHDSIDNHKTKRIYRVTNEPHYSTLNGAGRFAYDFENKVQSKDKTKFEKAVEAFKNAKNIKFNSFITNEEALILQKISEFTGAKLVNEDARRYQEFLKNYSKTSGQTLYSSKLADVHNSNFVISVGAYLKSDLPNARYAFNNSVVMNKGAGLYFHPVADPVMEKIGKIGKTTDFIYHAPMAEESILYFILYKFGKNLPAEVQAYIDSKKETKTKTVTEVVKENVVEMVVDEATGEEKEVKKVVSKNVSTEVSYEMVSFVEDFGRDEKFLDLVDEMLAKKDAFSLMVGEDLITHPNAENLAKLCGLIDAYTDFNVVIIPSQTNTLGVAQICTLSSEVDGFSVGYNMKADFELSALGDGDLDIPALNQQEGTFTNIDKKVIPTNAALEFKGYTLNEVANEVLACDVEYTIDYTVKLPIDKGYKTVKFDDLPNHFGNDQVEYRGYEINSFEVLKEESVKEASAERLVLEENEIVIYKANPINQFNEFTSVSHEFKEKLQDGIFFSKESFEKLALVEGDKVKVVTNNQELELNAYVDIQIKGNIAYVSTFMKNSPSNALFNTYRFNKAKVAKV; encoded by the coding sequence ATGAGTGATATGATTACACTAACAATTGATGGAAAAGTTGTTGAAGCAAAAGATGGTGAGTCTATATTAAATGTAGCACGTGCAAATAATGTTTTTGTTCCTGCTGTTTGTTATTTGACAAGATGTTCTCCAACACTTGCCTGTAGATTATGTTTAGTTGAAGCTGATGGAAAACAAGTTTATGGCTGTAATACTAAAGTAAAAGCAGATATGAATATTTCAACTTTAACTCCAAATATTGCACTTGAACGAAGAGCAATTATGGAAGTTTATGATGTAAATCACCCTTTACAATGTGGTGTTTGTGACCAAAGTGGAGAGTGTGAATTACAAAATTACTCTTTATATATGAAAGTTGATTCTCAATCTTACAGTATAAAAGATATTCATAGACCAACTCAACATTGGGGAGTTATGAATTATGACCCAGCTTTATGTATTGTTTGTGAAAGATGTGTAACTGTTTGTGAAGATATGGTTGGTTCAAACGCTTTAGATACTGTAAAAAGAGATTCAGACAATATTGATAAAGTATTTAAAGATGAGATGCCAAAAGATGCATATGCAATGTGGAATAAACTAAATAAATCACTTATTGGTTATGATGCTGATGCCTGTACAAACTGTGGAGAGTGTATTAGTGCTTGTCCGGTTGGAGCATTAGTTTCACATGATTTCCAATATACTTCAAATGCTTGGGAACTTAAAAAAATACCTGCAGCTAATCCTCATTCAAGTGATTGTGCTTTTATGTATTATGAAATCAAACATGATTCAATTGATAACCACAAAACAAAAAGAATTTATAGAGTAACAAATGAACCACACTATTCAACTTTAAATGGTGCTGGAAGATTTGCTTATGACTTTGAAAATAAAGTTCAATCAAAAGATAAAACTAAATTTGAAAAAGCAGTAGAAGCTTTTAAAAATGCAAAAAATATAAAATTTAATTCATTTATTACAAATGAAGAGGCTTTAATTTTACAAAAAATTTCAGAATTTACAGGTGCAAAACTTGTAAATGAAGATGCAAGAAGATACCAAGAGTTCTTAAAAAATTACTCAAAAACTTCTGGGCAAACTTTATACTCTTCAAAATTAGCAGATGTACATAATTCAAACTTTGTAATTTCTGTTGGAGCTTATTTAAAATCAGATTTACCAAATGCAAGATATGCCTTTAATAATTCTGTTGTTATGAATAAAGGTGCGGGATTATATTTTCATCCAGTAGCTGACCCAGTTATGGAAAAAATTGGAAAAATTGGAAAAACAACAGATTTTATTTATCATGCTCCAATGGCTGAAGAGTCAATTTTATATTTCATTTTATATAAATTTGGAAAAAACTTACCAGCAGAAGTTCAAGCATATATAGATTCTAAAAAAGAGACTAAAACAAAAACTGTAACAGAAGTTGTAAAAGAGAATGTTGTTGAGATGGTTGTTGATGAAGCAACAGGAGAAGAAAAAGAGGTTAAAAAAGTAGTTTCTAAAAATGTATCAACAGAAGTTTCATATGAGATGGTTTCATTTGTTGAAGATTTTGGAAGAGATGAAAAGTTCCTTGATTTAGTTGATGAAATGTTAGCTAAAAAAGATGCCTTCTCTTTAATGGTTGGAGAAGATTTAATCACTCATCCAAACGCTGAAAATCTAGCAAAACTGTGTGGATTAATTGATGCTTATACAGATTTTAATGTAGTTATTATTCCATCTCAAACAAATACTTTAGGTGTTGCACAAATTTGTACACTTTCAAGTGAAGTTGATGGCTTTAGTGTTGGATATAACATGAAAGCTGATTTTGAACTTTCTGCTTTAGGTGATGGTGATTTAGATATTCCTGCACTTAATCAACAAGAAGGAACTTTTACAAATATTGATAAAAAAGTAATTCCTACAAATGCTGCTTTAGAGTTTAAAGGTTATACTTTAAATGAAGTTGCAAATGAAGTTTTAGCTTGTGATGTAGAATATACTATTGATTACACAGTTAAACTTCCAATTGATAAAGGTTATAAAACTGTTAAGTTTGATGATTTACCAAATCATTTTGGAAATGACCAAGTTGAATATAGAGGTTATGAAATAAACTCTTTTGAAGTATTAAAAGAAGAGAGTGTAAAAGAAGCAAGTGCTGAAAGATTAGTTTTAGAAGAAAATGAAATTGTAATTTATAAAGCAAATCCAATTAATCAATTTAATGAATTTACTTCTGTTTCACATGAATTTAAAGAAAAACTTCAAGATGGAATATTCTTTTCAAAAGAGTCTTTTGAAAAATTAGCTTTAGTTGAAGGTGATAAAGTAAAAGTAGTAACAAATAATCAAGAGTTAGAGTTAAATGCTTATGTTGATATTCAAATAAAAGGAAATATTGCTTATGTTTCAACTTTTATGAAAAATAGCCCATCAAATGCACTATTTAATACTTACAGATTTAATAAAGCAAAAGTAGCAAAGGTATAA
- a CDS encoding NADH-ubiquinone oxidoreductase subunit E family protein, whose product MKRFDLRFLKNDFYDRMLELLDKQIAPEETAIIMFEIGDFSNIQKSADVIYEAGYTLMNSIKFNEVDWTLVVKKVKPEPRVVEEVAESGTNE is encoded by the coding sequence ATGAAAAGATTTGATTTAAGATTTTTAAAAAATGATTTTTACGACAGAATGTTGGAACTTTTGGATAAACAAATTGCTCCTGAAGAGACAGCAATTATTATGTTTGAAATTGGTGATTTTTCAAATATTCAAAAAAGTGCAGATGTGATTTATGAAGCTGGATATACTTTGATGAACTCTATTAAATTCAATGAAGTTGATTGGACTTTAGTGGTTAAAAAAGTAAAACCTGAACCAAGAGTTGTTGAGGAAGTTGCTGAAAGTGGAACAAATGAATAA
- the nuoD gene encoding NADH dehydrogenase (quinone) subunit D — protein sequence MQQPNRLKPFFENIHFEREDNTMMVNFGPQHPSAHGQLRLVLELQGEEVVKSRPMIGYLHRGMEKMAENMIYNEFLPTTDRMDYIAATSNNYGYALAIEQLLGIEAPRRAEIIRTMLLELNRIISHLFWLATHALDVGAMSMFLYCFREREYAIDLIEDYCGARLTHSAVRIGGVPLDLPANWIDDCKSFLEILDKELKTYEGLLTENRIWKLRLENVGVITPQMAQDWACSGVALRGSGIKWDLRKEMPYGLYPELDFDVPVSDTCDSYGRYKICIAEIKESAKILEQLFPMYYESDSQLMAHAPNYISAPKEQIMTQNYSLMQHFVLVTQGMRPPVGEVYVATESPKGELGYFVVSDGTPYAYRLKLRTPSFQHTAILEELLVGCQLADVVTIIGNLNIVFGEIDR from the coding sequence ATGCAACAACCAAATAGATTAAAACCTTTTTTTGAAAATATTCACTTTGAGCGTGAAGATAATACTATGATGGTAAACTTTGGTCCTCAACATCCATCAGCTCACGGACAATTAAGACTTGTATTGGAACTTCAAGGGGAAGAAGTAGTTAAATCAAGACCAATGATTGGATACCTTCATAGAGGTATGGAAAAAATGGCAGAAAATATGATTTATAATGAATTCTTACCTACAACAGATAGAATGGATTATATTGCTGCAACTTCAAATAACTATGGATATGCTTTAGCAATCGAGCAATTACTTGGAATTGAAGCTCCAAGACGAGCTGAGATTATTAGAACGATGTTACTTGAATTAAATAGAATTATTTCTCATCTATTTTGGCTTGCAACTCACGCTCTTGATGTTGGTGCTATGTCAATGTTTTTATACTGTTTTAGAGAAAGAGAATACGCAATAGATTTAATTGAAGATTATTGTGGTGCTAGGCTTACTCATAGTGCAGTTAGAATTGGTGGAGTGCCTTTAGATTTACCAGCAAATTGGATTGATGATTGTAAATCATTTTTAGAAATTTTAGATAAAGAGTTAAAAACTTATGAAGGTCTTTTAACTGAAAATAGAATTTGGAAACTAAGACTTGAAAATGTTGGAGTAATAACTCCTCAAATGGCACAAGATTGGGCATGTTCAGGTGTAGCTTTAAGAGGAAGTGGTATTAAATGGGATTTAAGAAAAGAGATGCCTTATGGATTATATCCTGAATTAGATTTTGATGTACCAGTTTCAGATACTTGTGATTCATATGGAAGATATAAAATTTGTATTGCTGAGATTAAAGAGTCTGCAAAAATTTTAGAGCAACTTTTCCCAATGTATTATGAATCAGATTCTCAATTAATGGCTCATGCTCCAAATTATATTTCAGCTCCAAAAGAGCAAATAATGACACAAAATTACTCTTTAATGCAACACTTTGTACTTGTAACTCAAGGTATGAGACCTCCTGTTGGTGAAGTTTATGTGGCAACTGAATCTCCAAAAGGAGAACTTGGTTATTTTGTGGTTAGTGATGGAACTCCTTATGCTTATAGATTAAAATTAAGAACTCCAAGTTTCCAACATACGGCAATTTTAGAAGAGTTATTAGTTGGATGTCAATTGGCTGACGTTGTTACAATAATTGGTAACTTAAATATAGTTTTTGGTGAGATTGACAGATGA
- a CDS encoding NADH-quinone oxidoreductase subunit C encodes MRKYTPKDNVQRQAYFSDRFFVSPPVPRYEINEDEIFSKDLEKISKEVEIKEAYIEHTHLVLIINKDENLKTLTFLKEELNYEMLMELSAVDYIASKDGYEVFYEMLSLSKHKRLRVKCFVQRDEAIESVTSIYKSANWSEREMYDMLGVKVANHPNLKRLIMPDDWYDHPLKKTYPLQGDEVASWYEVDKIFGKSARDIIGPEQRDPAAIDRYDTTRFARLGHEVPFGMDISQFEPETPISYEEEGGNTLVKKLKPEESVVLKRRR; translated from the coding sequence ATGAGAAAATATACACCAAAAGATAATGTTCAAAGACAAGCTTATTTCTCAGATAGATTTTTTGTTTCTCCTCCAGTTCCAAGATATGAAATAAACGAAGATGAGATTTTTTCAAAAGATTTAGAAAAAATTTCTAAAGAAGTAGAAATTAAAGAAGCGTATATTGAACACACACATTTAGTTTTAATTATTAACAAAGATGAAAATCTAAAAACATTAACTTTTTTAAAAGAAGAGCTAAATTATGAAATGTTGATGGAATTATCAGCAGTTGATTATATAGCTTCAAAAGATGGTTATGAAGTTTTTTATGAGATGTTATCTTTAAGTAAACATAAAAGATTAAGAGTTAAATGTTTTGTGCAAAGAGATGAAGCTATTGAATCAGTTACGTCAATATATAAATCAGCAAATTGGTCTGAAAGAGAAATGTATGATATGTTAGGTGTAAAAGTAGCAAATCATCCTAACTTAAAAAGACTTATTATGCCAGATGATTGGTATGACCATCCACTTAAAAAAACTTATCCATTACAAGGTGATGAAGTTGCATCTTGGTATGAAGTTGATAAGATTTTTGGAAAAAGTGCGAGGGATATAATAGGACCTGAACAAAGAGATCCAGCTGCAATTGATAGATATGATACTACAAGATTTGCAAGACTTGGACATGAAGTTCCATTCGGGATGGATATTTCACAATTTGAACCAGAAACTCCAATTTCTTATGAAGAAGAGGGTGGAAATACTTTAGTTAAAAAATTAAAACCTGAAGAATCAGTTGTTTTAAAAAGAAGAAGGTAA
- a CDS encoding NuoB/complex I 20 kDa subunit family protein, which translates to MAQHKINYLQDNGAAVKLTTIDKLVNFGRSNSLWPMTYGLACCAIEMMATGASRYDFDRFGTIFRASPRQSDVLIIAGTLTKKHAEFMRRLYDQMPDPKWVISMGSCANTGGMFNTYATVQGADRIIPVDIYLPGCAPRPETLQYALMTLQQKIRKESIFRAHKKKRLV; encoded by the coding sequence ATGGCACAGCATAAAATAAATTATTTGCAAGATAATGGTGCTGCTGTTAAATTAACTACAATTGATAAGTTAGTTAACTTTGGTAGGTCTAACTCTTTATGGCCAATGACTTATGGATTAGCCTGTTGTGCTATTGAAATGATGGCAACTGGAGCTTCAAGATATGACTTCGATAGATTTGGAACTATTTTTAGAGCAAGTCCAAGACAATCTGATGTATTAATAATCGCTGGAACTTTAACAAAAAAACATGCTGAGTTTATGAGAAGATTATATGACCAAATGCCTGATCCAAAATGGGTAATTTCAATGGGAAGTTGCGCAAACACAGGTGGAATGTTTAATACTTACGCAACTGTCCAAGGTGCTGATAGAATTATTCCTGTTGATATTTATCTTCCTGGATGTGCTCCAAGACCTGAAACTTTACAATATGCCCTTATGACACTTCAACAAAAAATCAGAAAAGAATCAATTTTTAGAGCACATAAGAAAAAGAGGTTAGTATAA
- a CDS encoding NAD(P)H-quinone oxidoreductase subunit 3 produces the protein MTHMEFAHPYFGAFVMFIVTFGAFGATVWLSRYISRKIARLDTEKLKTTLYECGPEVTKQPNRISAQFYLTALLFILFDVEIIFMFPWAVNFKILGWFGFIEMILFIILLAIGFLYAWKKGALEWHSIK, from the coding sequence ATGACACATATGGAATTTGCCCATCCCTATTTTGGTGCATTTGTAATGTTTATTGTGACATTTGGTGCATTTGGTGCAACAGTATGGCTTTCAAGATACATTAGTAGAAAAATTGCAAGACTAGATACTGAGAAATTAAAAACAACTCTTTATGAGTGTGGACCAGAAGTTACAAAACAACCAAATAGAATTTCGGCTCAGTTTTATCTAACTGCTCTTCTATTTATTTTATTTGATGTTGAAATAATTTTTATGTTTCCATGGGCTGTTAATTTTAAGATACTTGGATGGTTTGGTTTTATTGAAATGATTTTATTTATCATTTTATTAGCAATTGGATTTTTATACGCATGGAAAAAAGGAGCGCTTGAATGGCACAGCATAAAATAA
- a CDS encoding ATP-binding protein, producing the protein MKEVINFIKAADVEKTNFFAQLKCSVEEAKILQFMSKEYVNGRDTLGVIDILAEFYDIKNYKHLEKLDLIKSLLEFGWLVQVSFDQVKLSEVSKLELINSSVSLSSAYLKMLENGSNDFVLPEIKNYSDHLEYLQDQFFRIDLAQQLNVVRKNFDVNSPSSNRLKSKLILLENRIKERIKVTSNSIMLEDFFKDNGLNEQEQTLFLALLKEEYSGGDGSLRDMNSLIELISSDDYEKIKYRSLLEESSTLVSKSLIDYDEVLTPFGGINRNFYIPDEVLYKISHPTKKSASVGKIKLDTVIKEQDMFELISTNKSLDDVILNEKTKETLDALLKQVDKNVINRLKHWGIKDKKKGIEAKIIFYGVAGTGKTLTALALAKSLKKEVISFDCSKILSMYIGESEKNVRNIFDKYYELRTQTKSEPVLLLNEADQFLSSRAQGGMSSSDKMHNQMQNIFLEQIERFDGILIATTNLLENLDKAFSRRFNYKIEFVKPNKAQRIELWKKLLPSNLPIEKDFNIEELAKYELTGGQIELVIKNTAYKIAISDEPLFRLEDFKEQITKEQKGQFDSETKVGFF; encoded by the coding sequence ATGAAAGAAGTAATTAATTTTATAAAAGCAGCTGATGTCGAAAAAACAAACTTTTTTGCACAATTAAAATGCTCAGTTGAAGAGGCAAAAATTCTACAATTTATGTCAAAAGAGTATGTAAATGGTAGAGATACTTTAGGTGTAATTGATATTTTGGCTGAGTTTTATGATATAAAAAATTATAAACATTTAGAAAAATTGGATTTAATCAAATCTCTTTTAGAGTTTGGATGGTTAGTTCAAGTATCGTTTGACCAAGTAAAACTTAGTGAAGTTTCAAAACTAGAACTTATAAATTCAAGTGTATCACTTTCTAGTGCTTATTTAAAAATGTTAGAAAATGGAAGTAATGATTTTGTTCTTCCTGAAATAAAAAATTATAGTGACCACTTAGAGTATTTACAAGACCAATTTTTTAGAATTGATTTAGCTCAACAATTAAATGTAGTTAGAAAAAATTTTGATGTAAATAGCCCAAGTTCAAATAGATTAAAATCAAAATTAATTTTATTGGAAAATAGAATTAAAGAGAGAATTAAAGTTACAAGTAACTCAATTATGCTTGAAGATTTTTTCAAAGATAATGGTTTAAATGAACAAGAACAAACTCTATTTTTAGCCTTATTAAAAGAGGAATATTCAGGTGGAGATGGTAGTTTAAGAGATATGAACTCTTTGATTGAGTTAATCTCAAGTGATGATTATGAAAAAATAAAATATAGAAGTTTACTTGAAGAGAGTTCAACTTTAGTTTCAAAATCTTTGATTGATTATGATGAGGTTTTAACTCCATTTGGTGGAATAAATAGAAATTTTTATATTCCTGATGAGGTTTTATATAAAATCTCTCATCCAACTAAAAAAAGTGCAAGTGTAGGAAAAATCAAACTTGATACAGTAATAAAAGAACAAGATATGTTTGAATTAATTTCAACAAATAAATCTTTAGATGATGTAATTTTAAATGAAAAAACAAAAGAGACTTTAGATGCACTTTTAAAACAAGTTGATAAAAATGTAATCAATAGATTAAAACATTGGGGAATTAAAGATAAGAAAAAAGGAATTGAAGCAAAAATAATTTTTTATGGTGTTGCTGGAACTGGAAAAACTCTAACTGCTTTAGCTTTAGCAAAATCACTTAAAAAAGAGGTTATTAGTTTTGACTGTTCAAAAATTTTATCTATGTATATTGGTGAAAGTGAAAAAAATGTTAGAAATATTTTTGATAAATATTATGAACTTAGAACTCAAACAAAATCAGAGCCTGTATTGTTACTAAATGAAGCAGACCAATTTTTAAGCTCACGTGCACAAGGTGGAATGAGTAGTAGTGATAAAATGCATAACCAAATGCAAAATATTTTTTTAGAACAAATTGAAAGATTTGATGGAATATTAATTGCAACAACAAATTTATTAGAAAATTTAGATAAAGCATTTTCAAGAAGATTTAACTATAAAATAGAATTTGTAAAACCAAATAAAGCCCAAAGAATTGAACTTTGGAAAAAATTATTACCTTCAAATCTTCCAATTGAAAAAGATTTTAATATTGAAGAGTTGGCTAAATATGAATTAACTGGTGGGCAAATTGAATTAGTTATCAAAAATACTGCTTATAAAATTGCAATTAGTGATGAACCTCTATTTAGATTAGAAGATTTTAAAGAACAAATTACTAAAGAACAAAAAGGTCAATTTGACAGCGAAACAAAAGTTGGATTCTTCTAA
- a CDS encoding tetratricopeptide repeat protein translates to MFKQITYLAKFSLLLFLLNGCSNHNEAMKVLPNELSIADDCRNPNKQFEMDCYDLISYKNSFAQLRLGLYAQYKGNFQEALQRYNVAKEKGNFYANSLIADLYNNGFGVNKDEDKMIDLLEDVKNVDPVAAFKLSFYYLSKDKVKDALELLTYAAENGVKDAQNQLAILYSNGQYIEPDLEKSSYWNTQHEEGTENFINKIYGI, encoded by the coding sequence ATGTTTAAGCAAATTACTTATTTAGCAAAATTTTCTCTACTACTTTTTTTACTAAATGGTTGTTCAAATCATAATGAAGCAATGAAAGTTTTGCCAAATGAATTATCTATTGCAGATGATTGTAGAAATCCAAATAAACAATTTGAAATGGATTGTTATGATTTAATTTCTTATAAAAATAGCTTTGCCCAATTAAGACTTGGGTTATATGCTCAATATAAAGGTAATTTCCAAGAAGCATTACAAAGATATAATGTTGCAAAAGAAAAAGGTAACTTTTATGCTAATTCACTAATTGCTGATTTATATAACAACGGCTTTGGTGTAAATAAAGATGAAGATAAAATGATTGATTTATTAGAAGATGTTAAAAATGTTGACCCAGTTGCAGCATTTAAACTATCATTTTATTATCTATCAAAAGATAAAGTTAAAGATGCTTTAGAATTACTTACTTATGCAGCTGAAAATGGTGTAAAAGATGCTCAAAATCAATTAGCTATTCTTTACTCAAATGGTCAATATATTGAACCAGATTTAGAAAAAAGTTCTTATTGGAATACTCAACATGAAGAGGGAACTGAAAATTTTATAAATAAAATATATGGAATATAA
- a CDS encoding tetratricopeptide repeat protein, giving the protein MLKQIILSISAVFLFTACSFKMPSFDWFSFSDSDEYALILKEANSCQEIENEATKLSCYKNIENKNSFAQIRLGTYYANKKEYKDALKYLNQAKENKNIYANLPIAFLYYKGEGVTKNLDKSFELLKESSDIDPIAAYQLSRFYLQGINTKIDNEKGIELLNFAASKNVLPAQEILVNTYKTGLFGQVKDQVKVEFWQKKIKENVEDTNYKIYRF; this is encoded by the coding sequence ATGTTAAAACAAATTATCCTTTCAATCAGTGCTGTTTTTTTATTTACAGCTTGTTCATTTAAAATGCCAAGTTTTGATTGGTTTTCTTTTTCAGATTCAGATGAGTATGCTTTGATTTTAAAAGAAGCAAATAGTTGTCAAGAAATTGAAAATGAAGCTACAAAATTAAGCTGTTACAAAAATATTGAAAATAAAAATAGTTTTGCTCAAATTAGATTAGGAACTTATTATGCAAATAAAAAAGAGTATAAAGATGCTCTAAAATATCTAAATCAAGCAAAAGAGAATAAAAATATCTATGCAAATCTTCCTATTGCATTTTTATACTATAAAGGTGAAGGTGTTACAAAAAATTTAGATAAATCTTTTGAATTATTAAAAGAATCAAGTGATATTGACCCAATTGCAGCTTATCAATTATCAAGATTTTATCTTCAAGGTATTAACACAAAAATTGATAATGAAAAAGGTATTGAATTACTAAATTTTGCAGCTTCAAAAAATGTTCTTCCAGCACAAGAGATTCTTGTAAATACTTATAAAACTGGATTATTTGGACAAGTAAAAGACCAAGTAAAAGTTGAATTTTGGCAGAAAAAAATCAAAGAAAATGTAGAAGATACTAACTACAAAATCTACAGATTCTAA
- a CDS encoding TetR/AcrR family transcriptional regulator, whose amino-acid sequence MKNKINDELNKVKKDLYLKAAADYFDKSGYKNFKISHLAKELETSVGTIYNLFNSKDDLYLEYLILKLQNFLEKLKEKETSNPKENLEIYLESKYEIFIQIDKNRDETLTNDPYFFHKLDISNHKIVDEIYDYLIRQFKKLYPNENMNYKHIATLFKKLSDGFIESYLIEKYDTKNIVSDTIELFFHGLEKK is encoded by the coding sequence ATGAAAAATAAAATAAATGACGAATTAAACAAAGTTAAAAAAGATTTATATTTAAAAGCTGCAGCTGATTATTTTGATAAAAGTGGTTACAAAAATTTTAAGATATCACATTTGGCAAAAGAGTTAGAAACATCGGTTGGAACTATCTATAATCTTTTTAATTCTAAAGATGATTTATATTTAGAGTATTTGATTTTAAAACTACAAAATTTTTTAGAGAAATTAAAAGAGAAAGAGACCTCTAATCCAAAAGAGAATTTAGAAATTTATCTTGAAAGTAAATATGAAATTTTTATTCAGATTGATAAAAATAGAGATGAAACCTTGACAAATGACCCATATTTTTTCCATAAATTAGATATTTCAAATCATAAAATTGTTGATGAGATTTATGATTATTTAATTAGACAATTTAAAAAATTATATCCTAATGAAAATATGAATTATAAACATATAGCAACACTATTTAAAAAGTTATCAGATGGATTTATTGAGAGTTATTTAATTGAAAAATATGATACAAAAAATATAGTAAGTGATACAATAGAGCTTTTTTTCCATGGTTTGGAAAAAAAGTAA